A genome region from Phocoena sinus isolate mPhoSin1 chromosome 16, mPhoSin1.pri, whole genome shotgun sequence includes the following:
- the ADAM8 gene encoding disintegrin and metalloproteinase domain-containing protein 8 isoform X6, translated as MHGLGLLLLPALWLQEVVPRATLPHVEQYEVVRPRRLPAPRTRRALPSHLGLYPESVSYILGARGHTFTLHLRKNRDLVGSGYVETYTAANGSQVTEQLPRQDHCFYQGNVEGHQGSAASLSTCAGLRGFFQAGSTIHLIEPLNGGGEEGQHALYQAQHLQQKAGTCGVNDSSLETILGPRVSAALRPRNWPVPRETRYVELFVVTDSTEFQRLGSREAVRQRVLEVVNHVDKLYQELNFRVVLVGLEMWNGGDKIHVSTQADTTLNNFLSWRAQDLAGRHLHDNAQFVTGVDFTGTTVGLAKVSAMCSQDSGAVNQDHSPNPIGVASTMAHEMGHNLGMNHDENIQDCYCPVPQDGGGCVMAASISSNFPKKFSHCSRADMETFVEKPRTACLVDAPDPDRLVGGPVCGNGFLERGEQCDCGAPQDCQNRCCNASTCLLAKGAECAHGSCCHECRVKLAGEPCRPAKDQCDLGEYCDGRQPTCPEDAFWENGTPCPGGYCYNGACPTVAQRCRDLWGPGARVAMETCYSYSISTGCKRGIPLDFGRVNRCGTLFCEGGQKPPERSSCTLTSSSGACQALVQDSSSAYEPVPEGTKCGEEQVCNHKDQCHCHPGWAPPYCADLLPTVRTASRSLLVGVLVPVALLVPVALTLAGVVIYRKARRPVRRRNVAPKTAMGLSNPLFHEGHRTPVKGRAPAPTRGPPEPGLSSHPSQPPKPTASAVTPKWPPPAPPAAMSSPPSPVPVYTQQVPGQLRPAPPTKPLPGLKAKQVVKPTCTPPMPPIKPRAGGAQLGPTQGVVAPKVALKPPVQRK; from the exons ATGCACGGCCTTGGGCTCCTGCTGCTTCCTGCGCTGTGGCTACAGG AGGTCGTCCCCAGGGCCACCCTGCCCCACGTGGAGCAGTATGAGGTGGTGAGGCCCCGGCGCCTGCCAGCACCCCGCACCCGCCGAGCCCTGCCCTCCCACTTG GGCCTGTACCCGGAGAGTGTGAGCTACATCCTGGGGGCCCGAGGGCACACCTTCACCCTGCACCTTCGGAAGAACAG GGACCTGGTGGGCTCGGGCTACGTGGAGACCTACACGGCCGCCAATGGCTCCCAGGTGACAGAGCAGCTGCCGAGGCAG GACCACTGCTTCTACCAGGGCAACGTGGAGGGGCACCAGGGCTCCGCTGCCAGCCTCAGCACCTGTGCCGGCCTCAG GGGCTTCTTCCAGGCCGGCTCCACCATCCACCTGATCGAGCCCCTGAATGGGGGCGGGGAAGAGGGGCAACACGCACTGTACCAGGCACAGCACCTGCAGCAGAAGGCCGGCACCTGCGGGGTCAACGACAGCAGCCTGGAGACCATCCTGGGGCCGCGGGTCTCGGCGGCCCTCAGGCCCCGG AACTGGCCAGTGCCCCGAGAGACCCGCTACGTGGAGCTGTTCGTGGTCACGGACAGCACAGAG TTCCAGCGGTTGGGGAGCAGAGAGGCTGTGCGCCAGCGGGTGCTGGAGGTGGTCAACCACGTGGACAAG CTTTATCAGGAGCTCAATTTCCGCGTGGTGCTCGTGGGCCTGGAGATGTGGAACGGTGGTGACAAGATTCACGTCAGCACCCAGGCCGACACCACACTGAACAACTTCCTGTCCTGGCGGGCGCAAGACCTGGCGGGGCGGCACCTGCACGACAACGCGCAGTTCGTCAC CGGGGTCGACTTCACAGGGACCACCGTGGGACTGGCCAAGGTGTCCGCCATGTGCTCCCAGGACTCGGGGGCTGTGAACCAG GACCACAGCCCGAACCCCATCGGCGTGGCGAGCACCATGGCCCACGAGATGGGCCACAACCTGGGCATGAACCACGACGAGAACATCCAGGACTGCTACTGCCCGGTGCCGCAGGACGGCGGCGGCTGCGTGATGGCGGCCAGCATCAG CTCCAACTTCCCCAAAAAGTTCAGCCACTGCAGCCGGGCTGACATGGAGACGTTCGTGGAGAAGCCCCGGACGGCCTGCCTGGTGGACGCCCCGGACCCCGACCGGCTGGTGGGCGGCCCCGTGTGTGGGAACGGGTTCCTGGAGCGTGGGGAGCAGTGCGACTGCGGCGCCCCCCAG gactGTCAGAACCGCTGCTGCAATGCCAGCACCTGCCTGCTGGCCAAGGGGGCTGAGTGTGCCCACGGCAGCTGCTGCCAcgagtgcagg GTGAAGCTGGCCGGAGAGCCGTGCCGCCCTGCAAAGGACCAGTGTGACCTCGGGGAGTACTGTGATGGCCGGCAGCCCACGTGTCCCGAGGACGCCTTCTGGGAGAACGGCACGCCCTGCCCGGGGGGCTACTGCTACAACGGGGCCTGCCCCACGGTGGCCCAGAGGTGCCGGGATTTGTGGGGGCCAG GCGCTCGGGTTGCCATGGAGACGTGCTACAGCTACAGCATCTCCACAGGCTGCAAGCGCGGGATCCCCCTGGACTTTGGCAG GGTCAACAGGTGTGGCACTCTGTTCTGTGAGGGCGGGCAGAAGCCCCCGGAGCGGAGTTCCTgcaccctcacctcctcctcgGGTGCTTGCCAGGCTCTCGTCCAGGACAGCAGCAGCGCGTACGAGCCAGTGCCGGAAGGCACCAAGTGTGGCGAGGAGCAG GTGTGCAACCACAAGGACCAGTGCCACTGCCACCCGGGCTGGGCCCCGCCCTACTGCGCAGACCTGCTGCCTACTGTGCGCACAG CGTCCCGGAGCCTCCTGGTGGGCGTGCTGGTGCCTGTGGCGCTCCTGGTGCCTGTGGCGCTGACCCTGGCAGGCGTGGTCATCTACCGCAAAGCCCGGCGCCCCGTCCGAAGGAG GAATGTGGCGCCCAAGACGGCCATGGGGCTCTCCAACCCCCTGTTCCACGAGGGGCACAGGACACCGGTGAAGGGCAGGGCCCCGGCTCCCACCAGGGGGCCCCCAGAGCCGGgcctttcctcccaccccagccagcCACCCAAACCCACGGCTTCCGCAGTGACCCCTAAGTGGCCACCTCCTGCT CCTCCAGCCGCTATGTCCAGCCCACCGTCCCCAGTTCCTGTGTATACCCAGCAGGTCCCAGGCCAG cTCAGACCTGCTCCTCCCACCAAGCCCCTCCCGGGGCTGAAGGCCAAGCAG GTCGTCAAGCCAACCTGCACTCCACCGATGCCACCCATCAAGCCCAGGGCCGGAGGGGCCCAGCTTGGACCCACTCAG gGAGTTGTTGCCCCAAAGGTTGCTCTGAAACCCCCCGTCCAGAGGAAGTGA
- the ADAM8 gene encoding disintegrin and metalloproteinase domain-containing protein 8 isoform X5 — protein sequence MHGLGLLLLPALWLQEVVPRATLPHVEQYEVVRPRRLPAPRTRRALPSHLGLYPESVSYILGARGHTFTLHLRKNRDLVGSGYVETYTAANGSQVTEQLPRQDHCFYQGNVEGHQGSAASLSTCAGLRGFFQAGSTIHLIEPLNGGGEEGQHALYQAQHLQQKAGTCGVNDSSLETILGPRVSAALRPRNWPVPRETRYVELFVVTDSTEFQRLGSREAVRQRVLEVVNHVDKLYQELNFRVVLVGLEMWNGGDKIHVSTQADTTLNNFLSWRAQDLAGRHLHDNAQFVTGVDFTGTTVGLAKVSAMCSQDSGAVNQDHSPNPIGVASTMAHEMGHNLGMNHDENIQDCYCPVPQDGGGCVMAASISSNFPKKFSHCSRADMETFVEKPRTACLVDAPDPDRLVGGPVCGNGFLERGEQCDCGAPQDCQNRCCNASTCLLAKGAECAHGSCCHECRVKLAGEPCRPAKDQCDLGEYCDGRQPTCPEDAFWENGTPCPGGYCYNGACPTVAQRCRDLWGPGARVAMETCYSYSISTGCKRGIPLDFGRVNRCGTLFCEGGQKPPERSSCTLTSSSGACQALVQDSSSAYEPVPEGTKCGEEQVCNHKDQCHCHPGWAPPYCADLLPTVRTASRSLLVGVLVPVALLVPVALTLAGVVIYRKARRPVRRRNVAPKTAMGLSNPLFHEGHRTPVKGRAPAPTRGPPEPGLSSHPSQPPKPTASAVTPKWPPPAPPAAMSSPPSPVPVYTQQVPGQQLRPAPPTKPLPGLKAKQVVKPTCTPPMPPIKPRAGGAQLGPTQGVVAPKVALKPPVQRK from the exons ATGCACGGCCTTGGGCTCCTGCTGCTTCCTGCGCTGTGGCTACAGG AGGTCGTCCCCAGGGCCACCCTGCCCCACGTGGAGCAGTATGAGGTGGTGAGGCCCCGGCGCCTGCCAGCACCCCGCACCCGCCGAGCCCTGCCCTCCCACTTG GGCCTGTACCCGGAGAGTGTGAGCTACATCCTGGGGGCCCGAGGGCACACCTTCACCCTGCACCTTCGGAAGAACAG GGACCTGGTGGGCTCGGGCTACGTGGAGACCTACACGGCCGCCAATGGCTCCCAGGTGACAGAGCAGCTGCCGAGGCAG GACCACTGCTTCTACCAGGGCAACGTGGAGGGGCACCAGGGCTCCGCTGCCAGCCTCAGCACCTGTGCCGGCCTCAG GGGCTTCTTCCAGGCCGGCTCCACCATCCACCTGATCGAGCCCCTGAATGGGGGCGGGGAAGAGGGGCAACACGCACTGTACCAGGCACAGCACCTGCAGCAGAAGGCCGGCACCTGCGGGGTCAACGACAGCAGCCTGGAGACCATCCTGGGGCCGCGGGTCTCGGCGGCCCTCAGGCCCCGG AACTGGCCAGTGCCCCGAGAGACCCGCTACGTGGAGCTGTTCGTGGTCACGGACAGCACAGAG TTCCAGCGGTTGGGGAGCAGAGAGGCTGTGCGCCAGCGGGTGCTGGAGGTGGTCAACCACGTGGACAAG CTTTATCAGGAGCTCAATTTCCGCGTGGTGCTCGTGGGCCTGGAGATGTGGAACGGTGGTGACAAGATTCACGTCAGCACCCAGGCCGACACCACACTGAACAACTTCCTGTCCTGGCGGGCGCAAGACCTGGCGGGGCGGCACCTGCACGACAACGCGCAGTTCGTCAC CGGGGTCGACTTCACAGGGACCACCGTGGGACTGGCCAAGGTGTCCGCCATGTGCTCCCAGGACTCGGGGGCTGTGAACCAG GACCACAGCCCGAACCCCATCGGCGTGGCGAGCACCATGGCCCACGAGATGGGCCACAACCTGGGCATGAACCACGACGAGAACATCCAGGACTGCTACTGCCCGGTGCCGCAGGACGGCGGCGGCTGCGTGATGGCGGCCAGCATCAG CTCCAACTTCCCCAAAAAGTTCAGCCACTGCAGCCGGGCTGACATGGAGACGTTCGTGGAGAAGCCCCGGACGGCCTGCCTGGTGGACGCCCCGGACCCCGACCGGCTGGTGGGCGGCCCCGTGTGTGGGAACGGGTTCCTGGAGCGTGGGGAGCAGTGCGACTGCGGCGCCCCCCAG gactGTCAGAACCGCTGCTGCAATGCCAGCACCTGCCTGCTGGCCAAGGGGGCTGAGTGTGCCCACGGCAGCTGCTGCCAcgagtgcagg GTGAAGCTGGCCGGAGAGCCGTGCCGCCCTGCAAAGGACCAGTGTGACCTCGGGGAGTACTGTGATGGCCGGCAGCCCACGTGTCCCGAGGACGCCTTCTGGGAGAACGGCACGCCCTGCCCGGGGGGCTACTGCTACAACGGGGCCTGCCCCACGGTGGCCCAGAGGTGCCGGGATTTGTGGGGGCCAG GCGCTCGGGTTGCCATGGAGACGTGCTACAGCTACAGCATCTCCACAGGCTGCAAGCGCGGGATCCCCCTGGACTTTGGCAG GGTCAACAGGTGTGGCACTCTGTTCTGTGAGGGCGGGCAGAAGCCCCCGGAGCGGAGTTCCTgcaccctcacctcctcctcgGGTGCTTGCCAGGCTCTCGTCCAGGACAGCAGCAGCGCGTACGAGCCAGTGCCGGAAGGCACCAAGTGTGGCGAGGAGCAG GTGTGCAACCACAAGGACCAGTGCCACTGCCACCCGGGCTGGGCCCCGCCCTACTGCGCAGACCTGCTGCCTACTGTGCGCACAG CGTCCCGGAGCCTCCTGGTGGGCGTGCTGGTGCCTGTGGCGCTCCTGGTGCCTGTGGCGCTGACCCTGGCAGGCGTGGTCATCTACCGCAAAGCCCGGCGCCCCGTCCGAAGGAG GAATGTGGCGCCCAAGACGGCCATGGGGCTCTCCAACCCCCTGTTCCACGAGGGGCACAGGACACCGGTGAAGGGCAGGGCCCCGGCTCCCACCAGGGGGCCCCCAGAGCCGGgcctttcctcccaccccagccagcCACCCAAACCCACGGCTTCCGCAGTGACCCCTAAGTGGCCACCTCCTGCT CCTCCAGCCGCTATGTCCAGCCCACCGTCCCCAGTTCCTGTGTATACCCAGCAGGTCCCAGGCCAG cagcTCAGACCTGCTCCTCCCACCAAGCCCCTCCCGGGGCTGAAGGCCAAGCAG GTCGTCAAGCCAACCTGCACTCCACCGATGCCACCCATCAAGCCCAGGGCCGGAGGGGCCCAGCTTGGACCCACTCAG gGAGTTGTTGCCCCAAAGGTTGCTCTGAAACCCCCCGTCCAGAGGAAGTGA